The Acidobacteriota bacterium nucleotide sequence GAACCATCGTGGCTGCGCTACCTCAATCGCGTCTTCTGGGAACTGCTGCGCTTTGTCTTTCCGGTCGTGCCTGTGCTGGTGTTGCCGTTTTGGTATCGCCTGTTGATGGTGTCAGAAAAGTTATGCACGCGCCCTGTCTTCCGCTTGGCGGTGATGCCGGCGGCGAGCCTGGGGTTAATGGGTTTCTTTTGCCTGCTGGTGTTGGCGCTCAAGTGGGGCTTGCTCGGACGTGTGCGGCCCGGCGTGCATCCGCTCTGGTCGTGCTGGACGTACCGCTGGGATTTTCTCTATGTCGCGTGGCAATTTTTCGCCAGCCCGGTGTTGCTGCCGCTCGAAGGCACGTTATTGTTGGCGTGGTATCTGCGCGCGATGGGCATGGAAATCGGGCGCGGCGTGGTGCTGGGGCGCGGCTTCACCCAAGTGGTTGACCCGGACATGCTGCACTTTGAAGACGGCGCGACGGTCTGTTGCCAGTTCCAGGCGCATACGTTTGAAGACCGCGTGCTCAAGATTGACCACGTGCGCATTCGCCGCCGCGCCACCGTCACGCAAAACACCGTGCTGCTTTATGGCGCGGACATCGGCGAACACACCCAAGTTGCGCCACACAGCGTCGTGATGAAACGTGAGAGCCTGTTGCCCAACCGCTTTTACGCAGGCTGTCCAACCCGCCCGCTGGCGCGCCCGCGCGCAGAATCAGAGTAGAACGCGATGTCCAAACAACATCTCAACCCCGCCACACTTTTCCCCAGTCTGCCCAGCGGCTTTTCGCAAGCGGTCGTCACGACGCCCGGGCGCATCGTTTTTCTTTCCGGCCAAACAGCCTGGGATGCCAACAAACAAATCGTTGGCGGCAACGACCTCGGCGCACAGACGCGGCAGGCGTTGCAAAACGTGCGACTCGGTGTCGAAGCCGCAGGCGGCGCGCTGGCCGATGTCGTTTCCCTGCGCTTGTACATCGTCAATCCCCAGCCCGGCGACACTGGCCAAGTCGGCGAAGCCTTGCGCGAATTCTTCCCCACCGACAAGCCACCCGCCAGCACATGGATCGGTGTGACTTCGTTGGCCGTGCCGGAGTTTCTGGTTGAGATCGAAGCCATCGCGGTGCTCGATGCGGCATAAGCGCGCACTGCCGCGCCCTATCCAAATTAACCCGACCTGCTACAATGCGCGCGCTTTTCCCTGGATCGGTTTTCATCTCATCGTGTCAGTAGCCCGCGCGTAAGCAAGGGCTGTATTGACCAGACATTCATCTCATCGTGTCAGTAGCCCGCGCGTAAGCAAGGGCTGTATTGACCAGACATCCATTAAAGCCGAAGGGTACACAACTGAGGCAGCCCTTGCTTACGCGCGGGCTACTGACACCGTATACCCAATTGCAAACCGCTCTAGTTGATGAACATGAATTCGGTCGAACTGAGCAGGACTTTCATATACCGCCCACAATGCGTCACCGGCAAAATCGGTTTCTTGTCATCGGGCGTGCCGCCCGGTGCGGGCGGCACGACACCAGCCATCATCGCGCTCGGCTCCACCATGTCCGTCATCTCCGGCATCAGCGGCGCGATGACTGACGGCTCTTTGGGTTTGCCGGGCATGTCCTTCTTATCGGCCTTTTCAGCGTCTTTCTTTTTCTCTTCGGCAGCCTTTTCCTTTTCTTGTTTCTTTTCTTCATCGGCCTGCTTGCGCTCTTCGTATTCCTTCAGCGGCTCATTGCGCAGATATTCCAGACCAAGCTTGATTTCTTCCGCTATGGCGGCACGCCCGAAGATCAGGCGGTAGGCTTTTTGAATGCGGGCTTCACGGCTGGGTTCGCCTTCGAGTTTGCGCGCCAGCAATTCAGCCTGCCGCTGGACGAAATCGCTGTTCATAAAAAACAGGCGCTGCAACGGCACGTTCGTCGCATAGCGTTGTTCGGCGGAAATGTTCGGGCTGGGAAAGTCGAAGAGTTGCAGGTACTCATCCAACTTGTAGCGGCTGACTTTGCCATAGAGCGTGCGCCGCGTGGATTGCGGCGTCAGCGCTTCAGAGGGGCCGCCCATCTTCTTGTCGAGCGCGCCCGCTGCCGCCAACAGCGCATCACGTATTTGCTCAGCATCCATGCGCCGCCGGTTGGCGCGCCAGTACAGCTGATTGCCCGTGTCTTTGTCAGAGTTCGCCGGCATGTCTTCGTTGCTGAGTTGATAAACCGAACTGAGCATGATCTCGCGGTGCAATTTTTTGATGGACAGGCCGTTGCGCTGGAAGAAATCGGCGAGGTATTCGAGCAATTCGGGATGCACGGGACGTTCGCCGTTGAAGCCGAAATTGCTGGGCGTGTCTACCAGCCCCGTGCCGAAATGCCATTTCCAAAGGCGGTTGACGATGACGCGCAGCGCCAGCGGTTGTCGCAGGATTTCGTTCGCCAACTCCAGCCGCCTGCTGCCTTGGCTGAAGCAGACGCGCTGGTCTTTTGAAAGCACGGTCAGGAAACCGCGCGGCACGACTTCGCCCAGGTTGGTCGGGCTGCCACGCAAACTGACGGGCAAGTCCACCGGCTTTTCCTGATCGGCCGCGCCGTGCACATAAGGATATTGCGCGGGCATCGCTTTCCTGAAATTCTCGATGTCTTCGCGCAATGCGGTTAGATAAGCGCGGCGTTCGGCGCTCAACTGCCGCTCCAATCCCCAGCCGGTGAAATTCAACAGCCCCGGACGGAACTTCTGCCCTGCGCCCGGCAAGTCCGGCGCATCCAGGTCGCGCACAAAAACATCCATCCAAAGATTGGTGCGCTCAACCGGCATCGCTTTGGTCTCGCCGCCACAGTCGGGGCAGAAATCGTCGTTCGTCACGAATTCGTTCGGTTTGAAGAGCGGCTCCTTTTTCTTGGTGCCGGGATTGGCTTTGGCGAGGATGATTTCGTTTTGTCTTTGCGCTCAAACAGTACGTCTTGCAACAAGGTCTGAAAGTCCTCCGCCAGCTTTTTCGCCTCTGCTGCCGTTCCCCCCTTTTGCGTCTTATCCTGCATGAGGGTTTGCCAGTCTTTCAGGAACAGGTAGTGGCGCGGCGGGTGGGCCAGAAAGCGCAGCCAGCGTTGCATCAATTCGTAATCGAGTTTGTTCTTTTCGATGACGTCGTTGAGATCTTCTTTGGGTTCGCCCTGCACGCGCCAGACGGCTTGCATGTATTTCGCGGCTTGCAGCGTCAGACTCTCGGCGAGTTGTTTGCTTTCGGTTTGCATGAACTCGCCCATCATTTTCTGTTTGTTCTTCAGCTTCTTTTCGAGCGCGGTGTATTCGTCAACAACGCTCTGCGGCACCTGCGGATATTCTTTGTAGGTCGTGCTGGCAAAGACCCAAGCCAGCGCGTAATAGTCTTTGGTCGGGATCGGATCGTATTTGTGATCGTGGCAGCGGGCGCAACCGACGGTCAGGCCCAGAAAGCCGCGACTGACGACATCAATGCGGTCGTGCCGCTCGTCGGCGCGCGTGACTTCGACCGCGCCATTGTCATAAAACCACGGCCCCTGCCCCAGAAAGCCGAGCGCGGGCAGCGTGCGCACGCGCGTCTTTTCGTCCATCAAATCCCCGGCGAGTTGCGCGCGCACAAATTGGTCGTAAGGCAGGTCATCATTGAAAGCTTTGACCACCAATCGCGGTACAGATACGCGTGCGGATACGGCGCAAAACCGCGTCCCATCGGGTCTAGGCTGCGGTAGTCGTCTTCGCCATAACGCGCCACGTCGAGCCAGAGGCGGCCCCAGCGTTCGCCATATTGCGGCGCGGCGAGCAAACGATCTACGACTTTGGCAAACGCATCCGGCGCCTTGTCTTTCTCAAACGCTTCGATTTCTTCTGTTGTCGGCGGCAAGCCCGTCAAATCAAGTGTGGCGCGGCGAATCAAGGTGCGCCGATCTGCGGCAGCGACGGGTGCGAGTCCTTCTTTTTCCAACCGCGCGAAAATGAAGCGGTCAATCTCGTTTTTGGGCCAGCGGCTGTCTTTCACGACGGGCGCGGGAACGGGATGAAGGGCTGAAACGACCAGAAGGCGCGCCGCGCGGGAATCGTGAGTTCGCCTTTGGCGACGGGTTGCGGCCAGCCTGCCACGGGCCACACCGCGCCCGCGCGTATCCATTCGGCCACGGCATCAATCTGCGCCTGCGGCAGCTTGCCGCCCTTCGGCATTTTCAAGGCGCCGGTCTGGCGCAGCGCGATCACGAGCAAACTCTTGTCCGGTTCGCCGGGCACGATGGCAGGGCCGGATTTGCCCCCGCGCAGCAGGGCTGCGCGTGAATCCAGGCGCAGCCCGCCCAAGGCGGAATAGGTGTGGCAGGAAAAACATTCGGTGGCGAGCAGGGGCCGAATTTTGTTCTCGAAGAAAGCCTCACCGGTTTGGGGCGGGTTTTGGGGGCACACAGTCCAGGCTGTCATTTCCAAAAGCGCAAGACCGAGTATGAAGCGCTGACATTTCTCTTTCATGAGTCGCTCCGACGAATTTGAAAACGCTGGACGTTAGATCGGGTGTCACTTTGGTATATGGCAAAAAGCCGCGCCACGAGACGGTACCGTGCGCGTCAGCAAGCGGCACGTCAAATCTGGCGGACTGGTGCTATAGCGCAGTCTCCGCTTGCTGACGCGCGCGGTACCGTCTCGGCGCAGCACGCCCTGATGCAACCGCGAAATCCGATCTAAACCATCAGTTCATTGGCCGGGCAAGGCTAACATTGACCAATCACAGGGGCAACGCGAGGATGCGCGCCATGCGACGAATACTCATCCTGCTGCTGCCGCTACTGCTCTCCTTCCAGACGCAGGCGCCCAAACCCAAGCCGACCCCCACGCCCAAACCCGG carries:
- a CDS encoding RidA family protein, giving the protein MSKQHLNPATLFPSLPSGFSQAVVTTPGRIVFLSGQTAWDANKQIVGGNDLGAQTRQALQNVRLGVEAAGGALADVVSLRLYIVNPQPGDTGQVGEALREFFPTDKPPASTWIGVTSLAVPEFLVEIEAIAVLDAA
- a CDS encoding DUF1549 domain-containing protein; this encodes MKDSRWPKNEIDRFIFARLEKEGLAPVAAADRRTLIRRATLDLTGLPPTTEEIEAFEKDKAPDAFAKVVDRLLAAPQYGERWGRLWLDVARYGEDDYRSLDPMGRGFAPYPHAYLYRDWWSKLSMMTCLTTNLCARNSPGI
- a CDS encoding DUF1553 domain-containing protein; the encoded protein is MTNDDFCPDCGGETKAMPVERTNLWMDVFVRDLDAPDLPGAGQKFRPGLLNFTGWGLERQLSAERRAYLTALREDIENFRKAMPAQYPYVHGAADQEKPVDLPVSLRGSPTNLGEVVPRGFLTVLSKDQRVCFSQGSRRLELANEILRQPLALRVIVNRLWKWHFGTGLVDTPSNFGFNGERPVHPELLEYLADFFQRNGLSIKKLHREIMLSSVYQLSNEDMPANSDKDTGNQLYWRANRRRMDAEQIRDALLAAAGALDKKMGGPSEALTPQSTRRTLYGKVSRYKLDEYLQLFDFPSPNISAEQRYATNVPLQRLFFMNSDFVQRQAELLARKLEGEPSREARIQKAYRLIFGRAAIAEEIKLGLEYLRNEPLKEYEERKQADEEKKQEKEKAAEEKKKDAEKADKKDMPGKPKEPSVIAPLMPEMTDMVEPSAMMAGVVPPAPGGTPDDKKPILPVTHCGRYMKVLLSSTEFMFIN
- a CDS encoding DUF1549 domain-containing protein codes for the protein MVVKAFNDDLPYDQFVRAQLAGDLMDEKTRVRTLPALGFLGQGPWFYDNGAVEVTRADERHDRIDVVSRGFLGLTVGCARCHDHKYDPIPTKDYYALAWVFASTTYKEYPQVPQSVVDEYTALEKKLKNKQKMMGEFMQTESKQLAESLTLQAAKYMQAVWRVQGEPKEDLNDVIEKNKLDYELMQRWLRFLAHPPRHYLFLKDWQTLMQDKTQKGGTAAEAKKLAEDFQTLLQDVLFERKDKTKSSSPKPIPAPRKRSRSSNRTNS